The following proteins are co-located in the Colletotrichum lupini chromosome 4, complete sequence genome:
- a CDS encoding glutathione-dependent formaldehyde-activating enzyme, with protein MGLKGSCMCKAIKYESTGRLARLQHRVNHADKKQRTLKSPPCATAQIAKRYENPNIRTLIKSIHVANELQWSGSAFTSNAVVPRTSFKVTQGEPKFYDITGDSGKNNRHFFCSNCGSSLYTELDLMADVTCIKAGGLDEGKASLEGKPAVEFYCKDRVSYLVDVKGADQKPAFS; from the exons ATGGGTTTGAAGGGAAGCTGCATGTGCAAGGCGATCAAGTACGAGAGTACTGGTAGGCTGGCCCGATTGCAACATCGTGTGAACCACGCTGATAAGAAGCAGAGGACCCTCAAGTCACCGCCCTGTGCCACTGCACAGATTGCCAAAAGGTATGAAAACCCCAATATCAGGACTCTCATCAAGTCCATACATGTAGCTAATGAATTACAGTGGAGCGGCTCAGCTTTCACTTCCAACGCCGTCGTTCCTCGTACATCTTTCAAGGTCACCCAAG GTGAGCCCAAATTCTACGACATCACTGGCGACTCGGGCAAGAACAACAGGCACTTCTTCTGCTCCAACTGCGGGTCCAGTCTTTATACCGAGCTGGACTTGATGGCCGACGTCACGTGCATCAAGGCCGGTGGTCTCGATGAGGGAAAGGCGAGCCTGGAAGGGAAGCCCGCCGTTGAGTTCTACTGCAAGGATCGGGTCTCGTACTTGGTCGATGTTAAGGGTGCTGATCAGAAGCCCGCTTTCAGTTGA